From one Brassica rapa cultivar Chiifu-401-42 unplaced genomic scaffold, CAAS_Brap_v3.01 Scaffold0854, whole genome shotgun sequence genomic stretch:
- the LOC117131111 gene encoding uncharacterized protein LOC117131111, with amino-acid sequence MTRPPMTSGGRSYGTGPTTQPSGSQAAGAQRHVANHEPVENREEVAHVPVQRDVRVLHPARQNGAKWFKNNTEVSTCVRKIIEGCFRGPWYSWKKVPPFYKDAWFSTFQTKFEWDASIGNLVKENFDQLAATRLKGMVSLAKSNGEKPDWILSDYWRVMSEYWRTSKAKDKSEKARASRLSRRDGLGVHRHRAGSRSYAKVQDVLEANNEDSSFIAVLKKTHQKSDGTYVDERARLIAEKFDECVQERLSEMENSSGEDLTIDNLTLEEKNEIYSKIVGTSKQGRVFGLGSLQRGVLMPLESSTGSPLGTADVGTITHRVGELEAELQKSHDEYEDLKKRIEAVEAFCFNTN; translated from the exons ATGACTCGACCACCAATGACATCAGGCGGGCGTTCTTATGGGACAGGACCAACTACCCAACCCTCTGGTTCTCAAGCTGCTGGTGCCCAAAGACATGTTGCAAACCATGAACCAGTTGAGAATAGGGAAGAAGTTGCACATGTTCCTGTACAACGTGATGTTCGTGTACTCCACCCAGCTAGACAAAATGGAGCTAAATG GTTCAAAAACAACACTGAAGTATCAACTTGTGTTCGAAAGATCATTGAAGGTTGTTTTAGAGGACCATGGTATAGCTGGAAAAAAGTACCACCGTTTTATAAAGATGCATGGTTTTCAACCTTTCAG ACTAAATTTGAGTGGGATGCCTCAATTGGAAATCTTGTTAAAGAAAACTTTGATCAACTTGCCGCTACCCGTCTCAAAGGAATGGTTAGTCTCGCAAAGTCAAATGGAGAAAAACCTGATTGGATTTTGTCTGATTACTGGAGGGTAATGTCTGAGTATTGGAGAACATCAAAGGCCAAAGATAAAAGTGAGAAAGCTCGCGCTTCTCGTCTATCTAGACGTGATGGTTTAGGTGTACACCGACACAGAGCAGGCTCACGTTCTTATGCCAAAGTTCAGGATGTTTTG GAGGCAAACAATGAAGACTCTTCTTTCATTGCTGTGCTGAAAAAAACACACCAGAAATCTGATGGAACTTATGTTGATGAAAGAGCTCGGCTAATTGCTGAGAAATTTGATGAATGTGTTCAAGAACGCTTGTCTGAAATGGAAAATTCTAGTGGAGAGGATTTGACAATAGACAATCTCACCCTTGAAGAGAAAAATGAAATCTATTCTAAG ATTGTTGGAACATCAAAACAAGGTCGTGTATTTGGACTTGGGTCACTCCAAAGAGGTGTTTTAATGCCTTTAGAGTCTTCGACGGGTTCTCCACTAGGTACTGCAGATGTGGGAACAATAACTCATCGAGTGGGAGAGCTTGAAGCTGAATTGCAAAAGAGTCATGATGAGTATGAAGACCTTAAGAAACGAATTGAAGCTGTGGAGGCTTTCTGCTTCAACACAAACTAG